The Streptomyces sp. NBC_00483 genome contains the following window.
TGAGCCCGGCCGCTGGCCCACCTACTTCGCCTGGCGGGCCGCGCCGCTCGGGCCGGTCGGGAGCGAGCAGGTGACATCCGCGTTCTACAGCTTCAGCCCGGAGACGGTCGGGCAGCACATCCCCTCCGTATGGAACGCCGCGTCCCCCGCGGACGCCCTGGCCGCCCGCCTTCGCGCCGTCGACCGGGCCTACCGCGCGCTCTTCGGTGACCGTATCGACAGCCCGGAGCTGGCCGAGGCCGCCGCCCTGGCCCGCCGCGCCGCGGAGGCCGCCGTGCACGCGGGCCGACCACTGGCCGCCGCCAACGCGGCGCAGCCCTGGCCGTCGGCGCCGCACCTGGTGCTCTGGCAGGCCGCGTCGATCCTGCGAGAGCACCGCGGGGACGGCCATCTCGCGGCGCTGCTGGTCGCGGGGCTCGACCCGGTGGAGGCGCTGGTGTCGTTCGCGGCGATCGGGGCGGCACCCGAGGAGAC
Protein-coding sequences here:
- a CDS encoding SCO6745 family protein; this translates as MSVQSVDRIDLGRVRQLWHMLEPLHAVVYFAPESFEESRRLGVEPGRWPTYFAWRAAPLGPVGSEQVTSAFYSFSPETVGQHIPSVWNAASPADALAARLRAVDRAYRALFGDRIDSPELAEAAALARRAAEAAVHAGRPLAAANAAQPWPSAPHLVLWQAASILREHRGDGHLAALLVAGLDPVEALVSFAAIGAAPEETFASRGWSEKEWSAARERLVGRGLLESDGTATEAGRALRATVERHTDELAAAPWQALGAADTGRLADLLGDYWVAVIGSGLLPGTNTLGIGKV